In Chlamydia serpentis, the following are encoded in one genomic region:
- the bioA gene encoding adenosylmethionine--8-amino-7-oxononanoate transaminase: MNKQSTKNQGFIWHPFIQSTFEPDPIRIVRGEGAYLYTESGEKYLDAISSWWCNLHGHGHPYITEKLCEQAHKLEHVIFANFTHAPALDLVSKLTPLLPKGLQHFFFSDNGATSIEIAIKIALQYYHNQGKSKTHFVGFSNAYHGDTFGAMSVAGQTPTTTPFHNLFFPCSIISAPYYGKEELAIAQAKKVFSQGNIAAFIYEPILQGTAGMIVYNPEGLQEILKLAKHYGIICIADEILTGFGRTGPLFASEYTPEIAPDIICLSKGLTGGYLPLALTVTTEEIHKAFVSKDRMKAMLHGHTFAGNPLGCSVALASLELTISPECLKQRQMIERCHYEFQKAHGSLWQRCQVLGTVLAVDYPTEATGYFSQYTDQINHFFLERGILISISGNTLYLVPPYCIQEKELYSIYSYLQDALCLQPQ, translated from the coding sequence ATGAACAAGCAATCAACAAAAAATCAAGGCTTTATCTGGCATCCCTTCATTCAATCTACATTCGAACCTGATCCAATACGAATTGTACGAGGAGAGGGTGCTTACCTCTATACCGAATCTGGTGAAAAATACCTCGATGCAATATCTTCTTGGTGGTGTAATCTTCATGGCCATGGGCATCCCTATATCACTGAAAAGTTGTGTGAGCAAGCACACAAACTAGAACATGTCATTTTTGCTAACTTCACCCATGCACCAGCTCTAGATTTAGTGTCAAAATTAACCCCACTACTTCCTAAGGGTCTACAACATTTCTTTTTCTCTGACAACGGAGCCACATCTATTGAAATAGCAATAAAAATCGCTCTGCAGTACTACCATAATCAAGGCAAATCTAAAACGCACTTTGTGGGATTCAGTAATGCCTACCATGGAGATACATTTGGAGCTATGTCTGTAGCTGGTCAAACTCCTACGACCACTCCCTTTCATAATCTCTTTTTTCCTTGCAGTATAATCTCAGCTCCTTACTACGGGAAAGAAGAGCTCGCAATTGCACAAGCAAAAAAAGTTTTTTCTCAGGGAAATATCGCAGCATTTATCTACGAGCCTATATTACAAGGAACTGCCGGAATGATAGTTTATAATCCCGAAGGCTTACAGGAAATTCTTAAACTTGCAAAGCATTACGGCATTATTTGTATTGCAGATGAAATTCTCACTGGCTTTGGCCGTACAGGTCCACTTTTTGCTTCCGAATACACTCCTGAGATCGCTCCCGACATCATCTGCCTTTCTAAAGGACTTACAGGAGGGTATCTTCCACTAGCCTTAACAGTCACTACTGAGGAAATCCATAAGGCCTTTGTCTCTAAAGATCGCATGAAAGCTATGCTTCACGGCCATACCTTTGCTGGAAATCCTCTAGGTTGTAGCGTTGCCCTCGCCTCTTTAGAACTCACTATATCTCCAGAATGCCTAAAGCAAAGGCAAATGATAGAGCGTTGTCATTACGAATTCCAAAAAGCTCATGGCTCCCTATGGCAACGCTGTCAAGTCTTGGGGACTGTCCTTGCTGTAGATTATCCTACCGAAGCTACAGGATACTTTTCACAATATACGGACCAAATCAATCATTTTTTCTTAGAACGTGGTATTCTTATCTCTATTTCAGGTAATACACTATATTTAGTTCCCCCTTACTGCATTCAAGAAAAGGAACTCTACAGCATTTATTCTTACTTACAGGATGCTCTATGCCTACAACCACAATAA
- the bioD gene encoding dethiobiotin synthase, translating into MQQIVIVGIDTDVGKTIVSAILATALKAEYWKPIQAGSLENSDSSIVQQLSGVYCHPEAYRLHMPLSPHKAARLENVVIEEKSIYPPKTSSTLIIETAGGFLSPCTSSSLQGDVFSSWPCSWILVSKAYIGSINHTCLTIEAMRSRNLNILGIILNGYPKDEEEWLVQTTKLPLLGNLASEKEITKITVSQYAKQWKDLWTSNQEKIRALSGIPSLNLH; encoded by the coding sequence ATGCAACAAATCGTCATTGTAGGAATAGATACCGATGTCGGGAAAACTATTGTCAGTGCTATCCTTGCTACTGCACTTAAAGCAGAATACTGGAAACCTATACAAGCAGGAAGTTTAGAAAATTCAGATAGTAGTATTGTTCAGCAGCTATCAGGAGTATACTGTCATCCAGAAGCCTACCGATTGCACATGCCACTATCTCCGCATAAAGCAGCACGATTGGAAAATGTAGTTATCGAAGAAAAGAGTATTTATCCACCCAAAACTTCCTCAACTTTGATTATTGAAACTGCAGGAGGTTTTTTATCTCCCTGTACATCAAGCTCACTCCAAGGAGACGTGTTTTCTTCTTGGCCGTGTTCTTGGATTTTAGTGAGTAAAGCGTACATCGGAAGTATTAATCATACTTGCTTAACGATAGAAGCGATGCGCTCCCGCAATCTGAATATTTTAGGTATAATATTAAATGGGTATCCAAAAGACGAAGAAGAGTGGTTAGTTCAGACAACAAAACTCCCCTTACTCGGTAATCTTGCCTCAGAAAAAGAAATAACAAAAATAACAGTAAGCCAATACGCAAAACAATGGAAGGACTTATGGACAAGCAATCAAGAGAAAATCAGGGCTCTATCTGGCATCCCTTCACTCAATCTGCATTAG
- a CDS encoding aminotransferase class I/II-fold pyridoxal phosphate-dependent enzyme, whose amino-acid sequence MSCQQFLIEGLAQCKSKHIHRSLTINSHLIDFTSNDYLGFASSPELRREYILKLSEIETLGATGSRLLTGHSELCQNIEEKLALYHNFENCLIFNTGYTANLGLLYALAKPQDRILHDLYIHASIYDGIRLSRAKSFPFYHNNLKHLERRLASPHPGKTFVCVESVYSLHGSIAPLKAISELCEKYSAFLIVDEAHAIGVFGEQGEGLVSSLGLQNKVLATVYAFGKALGTHGAAIAGSSVLKDYLINFCRPFIYTTAQPPHALTAIDLAYEHNKLASSQRNHLYELIRYFRRGAQELSFQLMEDNETTPIQSICISGSNHVRQIALKIQELGCDVRPIVSPTVRQKEELLRICLHAFNTKNEVDLLLYTLQQVCLCNKSSL is encoded by the coding sequence ATGTCATGCCAACAATTCCTGATTGAGGGTTTGGCGCAATGTAAGTCCAAACACATCCATCGTTCTCTAACTATTAACTCCCATCTCATTGATTTTACCTCCAATGATTATCTTGGATTTGCGTCTTCTCCAGAGTTAAGACGAGAGTACATTCTAAAGTTGAGTGAAATTGAAACTCTAGGAGCTACAGGCTCTAGGCTTCTCACAGGACACTCCGAGCTCTGTCAAAATATAGAAGAAAAATTAGCTCTCTATCATAACTTCGAAAATTGCTTAATCTTTAATACAGGCTATACAGCAAACCTAGGTTTGCTCTACGCGCTTGCAAAGCCTCAAGACCGTATTCTGCATGACCTCTATATCCATGCTTCTATCTACGACGGGATTCGATTAAGTAGAGCTAAAAGCTTTCCATTTTATCACAATAATCTCAAACATTTAGAAAGGCGTTTAGCTAGTCCTCATCCAGGGAAGACCTTTGTCTGTGTAGAATCTGTATATTCTCTTCATGGATCCATAGCTCCTTTAAAGGCTATTAGTGAACTTTGTGAAAAATACTCTGCTTTTCTTATTGTTGATGAGGCCCATGCGATAGGGGTATTTGGAGAGCAAGGCGAAGGTCTTGTTTCGTCACTAGGCCTTCAAAATAAAGTCTTAGCAACAGTCTATGCTTTTGGAAAAGCCCTAGGAACTCATGGAGCTGCTATTGCAGGGAGTTCTGTACTCAAAGACTACTTAATTAACTTCTGTAGACCCTTTATCTATACTACAGCGCAACCCCCACATGCCCTGACAGCTATTGATCTTGCCTATGAGCATAATAAGCTGGCTTCTAGTCAGCGTAATCATCTTTATGAGCTAATTCGTTATTTTCGCAGAGGTGCTCAAGAACTTAGTTTTCAGCTAATGGAGGATAATGAAACAACTCCTATACAATCTATTTGTATTTCAGGCAGTAATCATGTGCGGCAAATAGCATTAAAAATACAGGAATTAGGTTGCGACGTACGTCCTATCGTCAGCCCAACAGTAAGGCAGAAGGAAGAACTGTTACGTATTTGCCTTCATGCTTTCAATACAAAAAATGAAGTAGATCTTCTTTTATATACTTTACAACAGGTGTGTTTATGCAACAAATCGTCATTGTAG
- the aroC gene encoding chorismate synthase, translated as MKNSFGSLFSITTWGESHGPSIGVVIDGCPAGLDLQQSDFIPAMTRRRPGNPATSRRKEEDIVHILSGVFKGKTTGAPLSLQIFNTDIDSSPYEQNVGIYRPGHSQYSYEKKFGIVDPNGGGRASARETACRVAAGVVAEKLLAHQNIFTLAYLSSLASLSLPDYLKISPQIIHDIRSSRFYSPLPEEKIEEILTSIEKDGDSLGGVISFITSPIHEFLGEPLFGKTQALLANALMSIPAAKGFEIGKGFFSAQMRGSQYIDPFVIEEGNITLKSNNCGGTLGGITLGVPLEGRVAFKPTSSIKRPCATVTKTKKAANYTTSEAGRHDPCVAIRAVPVVEAMINLVLADLLLYQRCSKL; from the coding sequence ATGAAAAATAGTTTTGGTTCCCTTTTTTCTATTACGACGTGGGGAGAATCCCATGGTCCTTCTATTGGGGTGGTCATTGATGGCTGCCCCGCAGGACTTGATCTTCAGCAATCAGACTTCATTCCAGCAATGACACGTCGACGCCCAGGAAACCCAGCAACCTCGCGTCGAAAAGAAGAAGATATCGTTCACATCCTTTCTGGAGTTTTTAAAGGAAAAACTACAGGAGCTCCTTTATCACTTCAAATCTTCAATACTGATATTGATAGTTCCCCTTACGAACAAAATGTAGGAATTTATCGCCCCGGTCATTCACAGTATAGTTATGAAAAAAAGTTTGGAATTGTAGATCCTAACGGAGGGGGTCGAGCCTCTGCTCGAGAAACAGCATGCCGCGTTGCTGCTGGTGTAGTTGCTGAGAAATTGCTTGCTCATCAAAATATTTTTACTTTAGCCTACTTATCCTCTTTAGCATCATTAAGTCTGCCAGACTACCTTAAGATATCTCCACAAATCATACACGACATTCGCTCCTCCAGATTCTATTCTCCTTTACCCGAAGAAAAAATTGAAGAAATTCTTACCTCTATAGAAAAAGATGGTGATTCCTTAGGAGGTGTCATTTCTTTTATAACATCTCCAATACACGAATTTCTTGGAGAGCCTCTTTTCGGAAAAACTCAGGCTCTATTAGCAAATGCTTTGATGAGTATTCCTGCTGCTAAAGGATTTGAAATAGGGAAGGGATTCTTCTCTGCTCAAATGCGGGGTTCTCAATACATAGATCCCTTTGTTATAGAGGAAGGAAATATCACCTTGAAATCCAATAATTGTGGAGGCACCCTGGGAGGAATAACCCTAGGAGTGCCTTTAGAAGGACGCGTAGCATTCAAGCCAACGTCCTCTATAAAACGACCCTGTGCCACAGTAACAAAAACTAAAAAAGCAGCCAACTATACGACGTCTGAAGCAGGACGTCATGATCCTTGTGTAGCTATACGTGCAGTTCCTGTTGTTGAAGCTATGATTAACCTTGTTCTTGCTGATCTTCTATTATACCAACGGTGCTCTAAATTATGA
- a CDS encoding shikimate kinase, with translation MKIILCGLPTSGKSSLGKALAKSLQVAFYDLDDLVVSNYSKGLYSTSTEIYKAYGDLGFSHCEAEILKSISLEEGVLSLGGGTLMYEHSCQAIKNKGPLVFLSLHLTLVCQRLEKRGLPERLKEATKTKPLIEILTERTNRMQQLADYIFPVDHVDYTSENSLEQACQELLNLLKA, from the coding sequence ATGAAAATTATTCTATGCGGTCTACCGACAAGCGGAAAATCATCATTGGGAAAAGCTTTGGCTAAATCGCTGCAAGTGGCTTTTTACGATCTTGATGATTTAGTTGTAAGCAACTATAGCAAAGGGCTATACTCTACGTCTACTGAGATCTACAAAGCTTACGGAGATCTTGGCTTCAGCCACTGTGAAGCAGAGATTCTTAAATCTATATCCTTAGAAGAAGGAGTGCTTTCTCTTGGCGGAGGAACTTTAATGTATGAACACTCTTGTCAAGCCATTAAAAATAAAGGGCCTCTTGTATTTCTATCCCTTCACTTGACTTTAGTTTGTCAAAGACTCGAGAAAAGAGGTCTACCAGAACGTCTGAAAGAAGCTACAAAAACAAAACCTTTAATTGAGATTTTAACTGAGCGTACAAATCGCATGCAACAACTTGCTGACTATATTTTCCCTGTGGATCACGTAGATTATACTTCTGAAAATTCATTAGAGCAAGCTTGTCAGGAGCTCCTTAACTTATTAAAAGCATGA
- the bioA gene encoding adenosylmethionine--8-amino-7-oxononanoate transaminase, with product MDKQSRENQGSIWHPFTQSALEPDPIRIVRGEGAYLYTESGEKYLDAISSWWCNLHGHGHPYITEKLCEQAHQLQNVVFPNFTHTPALELVSKLTPLLPKGLQHFFFSDNGATSIEIAIKIALQYYHNQGKSKTHFVGFSNAYHGDTFGAMSVAGQTPTTTPFHNLFFPCSIISAPYYGKEELAIAQAKKVFSQGNIAAFIYEPLLQGIAGMVVYNPEGLLEILKLAKHYGIICIADEILTGFGRTGPLFASEYTPEITPDIICLSKGLTGGYLPLALTVTTEEIHKAFVSKDRMKAMLHAHASTGAPLSCSAALASLELTLSPECLKQRQMIERCHYEFQKAHGSLWQRCQVLGTVLAVDYPTEATGYFSQYRDQLNRFFLERGILLRPLGNTLYIFPPYCIQEKELYSIYSYLQDALCLQPQ from the coding sequence ATGGACAAGCAATCAAGAGAAAATCAGGGCTCTATCTGGCATCCCTTCACTCAATCTGCATTAGAACCTGATCCAATACGAATTGTACGAGGAGAGGGTGCTTACCTCTATACCGAATCTGGTGAAAAATACCTCGATGCAATATCTTCTTGGTGGTGTAATCTCCATGGCCATGGGCATCCCTACATCACTGAAAAGTTGTGTGAGCAAGCACATCAACTACAGAACGTCGTGTTCCCTAACTTCACTCATACACCAGCTTTAGAGTTAGTATCAAAATTAACCCCACTACTTCCTAAGGGTCTACAACATTTCTTTTTCTCTGATAACGGAGCCACATCTATTGAAATAGCAATAAAAATCGCTCTACAATACTACCATAATCAAGGCAAATCTAAAACGCACTTTGTGGGATTCAGTAATGCCTACCATGGAGATACATTTGGAGCTATGTCTGTAGCTGGTCAAACTCCTACAACCACTCCCTTTCATAATCTCTTTTTTCCTTGCAGTATAATCTCAGCTCCTTACTACGGGAAAGAAGAGCTCGCAATTGCACAAGCAAAAAAAGTTTTTTCTCAGGGAAATATCGCAGCGTTTATCTATGAACCGTTATTGCAAGGCATTGCGGGAATGGTAGTCTATAATCCTGAAGGCTTACTAGAGATTCTTAAACTTGCAAAGCACTACGGTATTATTTGTATTGCAGATGAAATTCTCACTGGCTTTGGCCGTACAGGTCCACTTTTTGCTTCCGAATACACTCCTGAGATCACTCCCGACATCATCTGCCTTTCTAAAGGACTTACAGGAGGGTATCTTCCACTAGCCTTAACAGTCACTACTGAGGAAATCCATAAGGCCTTTGTCTCTAAAGATCGCATGAAAGCTATGCTTCACGCCCATGCCTCTACTGGTGCTCCTCTAAGCTGCAGTGCTGCGCTTGCCTCTTTAGAACTCACCTTATCTCCAGAATGCCTAAAGCAAAGGCAAATGATAGAGCGTTGTCATTACGAATTCCAAAAAGCTCATGGCTCCCTATGGCAACGCTGTCAAGTCTTGGGGACTGTCCTTGCTGTAGATTATCCTACCGAAGCTACAGGATACTTTTCACAATATAGGGACCAACTCAATCGTTTTTTCTTAGAACGCGGTATTCTTCTTCGTCCTCTAGGAAATACTTTGTATATATTCCCCCCCTACTGCATTCAAGAAAAGGAACTCTACAGCATTTATTCTTACTTACAGGATGCTCTATGCCTACAACCACAATAA
- the aroA gene encoding 3-phosphoshikimate 1-carboxyvinyltransferase has protein sequence MLTYKVSPSSVYGNAVIPPSKSHTLRAILWASVAEGKSIIHNYLDSPDTATMIYACKQMGASIKKFPKMLEIVGNPLAKFPQHTLVDAGNSGITLRFMTALASVFSKEVTITGSEQLQRRPMTPLIQALTNFGASFQLPSGKNILPFKLSGPLRSAYSDVEGSDSQFASGLAIACSLAEGPSSFTIIDPKERPWFDLSLWWLDKLHLPYSCSDTTYSFPGSSRPQGFSYHVSGDFSSAAFIAAAALLSKVSYPTNLLNLDILDIQGDKVFFSLIKSLGASVDYDNKGIIVSPSLFSGSSIDMDKCIDALPILTVLCCFANSPSYLYNAQSAKNKESDRILTITAELQKMGACIQPTHDGLLINPSPLYGAVLNSHDDHRIAMALTIAALNASGDSYIHNTECVKKTFPNFIHILKSLKANIKEYYENYSMRSTDKRKIIIGKSFG, from the coding sequence ATGCTTACTTATAAAGTTTCACCTTCTTCCGTGTATGGGAATGCTGTCATTCCTCCTTCAAAATCCCATACTTTAAGAGCTATTTTATGGGCTTCAGTTGCTGAAGGAAAGTCTATAATTCATAATTATTTAGATTCTCCTGATACCGCAACTATGATTTATGCCTGTAAACAAATGGGTGCTTCTATAAAAAAGTTCCCTAAAATGTTAGAAATTGTCGGCAATCCCTTAGCAAAATTTCCACAACACACACTCGTAGATGCTGGAAATTCTGGCATCACCCTGCGCTTTATGACAGCTCTTGCCTCTGTCTTTTCAAAAGAAGTTACTATTACAGGATCCGAGCAGTTACAGCGACGTCCTATGACTCCCCTGATTCAAGCATTAACTAACTTTGGAGCTTCTTTTCAATTGCCCTCAGGAAAAAATATTCTACCTTTCAAGTTATCAGGACCCCTGCGCTCTGCCTACAGTGATGTCGAGGGTAGTGACTCACAATTTGCATCAGGACTAGCAATCGCATGTTCTCTAGCCGAAGGTCCTTCTTCCTTCACTATCATTGACCCTAAAGAACGACCTTGGTTTGATCTTAGTCTCTGGTGGTTAGACAAACTGCATCTTCCTTATTCTTGTTCCGATACCACTTACTCTTTCCCAGGAAGCTCTCGCCCCCAAGGGTTTTCTTATCATGTCTCGGGAGACTTTAGTAGTGCAGCTTTCATTGCTGCGGCTGCTCTACTCTCAAAAGTATCCTATCCTACCAACCTTCTTAACTTAGATATTCTAGATATACAAGGAGACAAAGTCTTCTTTTCTCTAATAAAAAGTTTAGGAGCTTCTGTAGACTATGATAACAAGGGCATCATAGTCTCTCCTTCGTTATTTTCTGGTAGTTCCATCGACATGGATAAATGTATCGATGCTCTGCCTATTCTCACAGTTCTTTGTTGTTTTGCAAATTCACCCTCGTATCTCTATAATGCACAAAGCGCCAAAAATAAAGAATCGGATCGTATTCTTACAATCACTGCAGAATTACAAAAAATGGGAGCTTGTATACAGCCTACTCATGATGGTCTACTTATTAATCCAAGTCCCCTTTACGGGGCTGTTCTCAACTCCCATGATGATCATAGAATCGCAATGGCATTAACCATAGCAGCTTTAAATGCTTCTGGTGATAGTTATATTCATAATACGGAATGTGTTAAAAAAACTTTTCCTAATTTCATTCACATTTTAAAGTCATTGAAAGCTAATATTAAGGAGTACTATGAAAATTATTCTATGCGGTCTACCGACAAGCGGAAAATCATCATTGGGAAAAGCTTTGGCTAA
- a CDS encoding ferritin-like domain-containing protein has product MPTTTIKHFIKTAHRWKPVLQKIVASNYWHAQWVNTLSFLENTGAKKISLSEHPTQVKEEVLKHASEEFRHAHYLKTQIARISETPLPDYTSKNLLGGFLTKYYLQILDLQTCQVLKNQYHLSGQTLKTSAYILVTYAIELRAAELYPLYHSILKDAGSKITVKSIILEEQGHLAEMEQELKDIPHGDELLSYACHFEGNLCLRFVEKLENMIFGTPATSINP; this is encoded by the coding sequence ATGCCTACAACCACAATAAAACATTTTATTAAAACAGCTCATCGTTGGAAGCCCGTTCTTCAAAAGATTGTAGCTTCCAACTATTGGCATGCGCAATGGGTAAATACCCTCTCCTTTCTAGAAAATACTGGAGCAAAAAAAATTTCTTTGAGTGAACATCCTACACAAGTGAAAGAAGAAGTTTTGAAGCATGCCTCTGAAGAATTTCGTCATGCTCACTATCTAAAAACTCAAATTGCTAGAATTTCGGAAACCCCTCTCCCTGATTACACATCCAAAAATCTTCTCGGAGGCTTTCTTACAAAATACTACCTCCAGATTCTAGACTTGCAGACTTGTCAAGTGCTGAAAAATCAATACCATTTATCAGGCCAAACTTTAAAAACTTCAGCCTATATCTTAGTAACCTACGCGATAGAACTGCGTGCTGCCGAACTCTACCCTCTCTACCATAGTATTCTAAAAGATGCTGGCAGCAAAATTACTGTGAAATCCATCATTTTAGAAGAGCAAGGGCATCTTGCAGAAATGGAACAGGAGCTTAAAGACATTCCTCATGGTGACGAGCTTTTAAGTTATGCTTGCCATTTTGAAGGGAATTTATGCTTGCGATTTGTTGAGAAATTAGAAAACATGATTTTTGGTACCCCTGCAACCTCGATAAATCCATAG
- a CDS encoding bifunctional 3-dehydroquinate dehydratase/shikimate dehydrogenase — translation MLCATVSGPSFVDAQQQILNSLHLVDIIELRIDLIDQLHDHELMTLMAMAKEPILTFRKRQDMSRAQWIKKIHSLTKFSPKWIDIDLSFPKATLKAILMRNPRIKLILSYHTDKNEDLKAIYNEMLLTPAEIYKIVVSPLNSSEALNYIKKARSFCKKSTVLGLGTYGLPSRILSPFIGNAINYAAAICAPQAVEGQPKLEELLSYNYSQLSETLNIYGLIGNPITNSISNITHNFLFSRLSLNATYIKIPVALNEVDTFFSLIRDLPFSGLSVTMPLKTAILPYVDYLHESASLCKAINTLVFQNQKIIGYNTDGEGVFQLLKRKNISVDKKQIAIVGAGGSAKAIASVLATQGADIHIFNRTVASGKVLAALCKGRAHTLDSLLNFNTADIIINCLPPEVIFPWIFPPIVMDINTKPYPSLYLQHAKKKGSFVIHGYEMFIEQALLQFALWIPNALNSKNCDFFRNYVKNYLAKV, via the coding sequence ATGCTATGTGCCACGGTTAGCGGTCCCTCATTTGTTGATGCTCAACAACAAATTTTAAATTCCCTACATCTCGTAGACATTATAGAACTACGAATAGACCTTATAGATCAGCTTCATGACCATGAACTTATGACTCTAATGGCCATGGCAAAAGAACCTATCCTAACCTTCAGGAAACGCCAGGATATGTCCAGAGCACAGTGGATCAAGAAAATACACTCTCTAACAAAGTTTTCTCCCAAGTGGATAGATATTGATCTCAGTTTCCCTAAGGCTACTCTTAAAGCTATCCTCATGAGAAACCCGAGAATCAAACTAATCCTTTCCTACCATACAGATAAAAATGAAGACCTGAAAGCAATCTATAATGAGATGCTCCTAACTCCTGCTGAGATATACAAAATAGTAGTCTCTCCACTAAACTCTAGCGAAGCTTTAAATTATATAAAAAAGGCGCGTTCTTTTTGCAAGAAGTCTACTGTTCTAGGTCTTGGAACATACGGGCTACCATCGAGAATTCTCTCCCCATTCATAGGGAATGCTATAAATTACGCTGCTGCTATCTGTGCTCCTCAAGCAGTCGAAGGGCAACCTAAACTAGAAGAACTACTATCTTACAACTACTCACAGCTTTCTGAAACATTAAATATTTACGGATTGATCGGAAATCCTATAACTAATAGTATCAGTAATATCACTCATAACTTTTTATTTTCTAGACTTTCTCTCAATGCTACATATATCAAAATTCCTGTTGCCCTAAATGAAGTTGATACGTTTTTCTCCCTAATTCGAGATCTTCCCTTCTCTGGTCTTAGTGTTACCATGCCACTAAAAACTGCTATTCTACCCTATGTAGATTATCTCCATGAATCCGCAAGTCTTTGTAAGGCAATAAACACTCTCGTCTTTCAGAACCAAAAAATTATAGGATACAATACAGACGGTGAAGGAGTTTTTCAACTTCTAAAACGTAAGAACATATCTGTTGATAAAAAACAAATTGCCATTGTAGGGGCTGGAGGATCTGCTAAGGCAATTGCTTCAGTATTAGCAACCCAAGGCGCTGATATCCATATCTTCAACAGAACTGTAGCTTCAGGAAAGGTTTTAGCGGCTTTGTGTAAAGGCCGAGCCCATACCCTAGATTCCCTGCTCAACTTCAATACTGCTGATATAATCATCAACTGTCTCCCTCCTGAAGTTATCTTCCCATGGATATTCCCTCCTATTGTTATGGATATCAATACCAAGCCCTATCCCTCTCTATATCTCCAACATGCCAAGAAAAAAGGCTCTTTTGTTATTCATGGGTATGAGATGTTTATAGAACAAGCCCTGCTTCAATTCGCTCTTTGGATTCCTAATGCCTTAAATTCAAAAAACTGCGATTTTTTTCGAAACTATGTAAAAAACTACCTAGCAAAAGTGTAA
- the aroB gene encoding 3-dehydroquinate synthase produces MISETIITTPHTIKLVSNFFQKKLFSSIPTTYPLVIITDELTQQYVLSRILDHIKALGYQVVVLTFPSGEPNKTWETFISLQYQLVDQNITPKSSIIGIGGGIVLDMTGFLAATYCRGLPLYLIPTTITAMIDASIGGKNGINLLGIKNRLGTFYLPKEVWMCPEFLSTLPREQWHYGIAEAIKHAFIADAYLWEFLNSHSKMLFSSPQILYEFIKRNCQIKAAIVADDPYDLHIRKILNFGHSIAHAIETLSKGTINHGQAVSVGMMIETKVSLAEGVMQNPQLIDQLEKLLKRFELPSTLKELKHIVPEHLHDSLYNPENIIYTLGYDKKNFSKHELKMIMIEHLGRAAPFNGTYCSSPNMEILYDILWSECHAMCHG; encoded by the coding sequence ATGATATCTGAGACAATAATTACTACTCCCCATACTATAAAGTTGGTATCGAACTTCTTCCAAAAGAAGTTATTTTCGTCCATACCCACAACATATCCCCTAGTCATTATTACAGATGAACTAACCCAGCAATACGTGCTCTCGCGTATTTTAGATCATATTAAAGCTTTAGGATACCAAGTCGTTGTTCTAACCTTTCCTAGCGGGGAACCTAATAAAACCTGGGAAACATTTATTTCTCTACAATACCAGCTTGTAGATCAAAATATCACTCCGAAATCTTCGATTATTGGTATTGGAGGTGGCATTGTCTTAGATATGACAGGATTCCTAGCTGCTACGTATTGTAGGGGTCTACCTCTCTATCTAATTCCTACAACGATAACTGCCATGATAGATGCCAGCATTGGAGGGAAAAATGGTATTAACTTGTTGGGGATTAAAAATCGATTGGGAACGTTCTATTTACCAAAAGAAGTATGGATGTGTCCAGAGTTCCTCTCTACATTGCCCCGAGAACAATGGCACTACGGCATTGCAGAAGCAATAAAACACGCTTTTATTGCTGATGCTTACCTATGGGAATTTTTAAATAGTCATAGTAAAATGCTATTTTCGTCACCGCAAATCCTCTATGAATTCATCAAAAGGAACTGCCAAATTAAAGCTGCTATTGTTGCTGACGATCCTTATGACCTACATATCAGAAAAATCCTAAACTTTGGCCATTCTATAGCTCATGCTATAGAAACTCTTTCTAAAGGAACTATCAACCATGGGCAAGCTGTGAGTGTTGGCATGATGATAGAAACCAAAGTATCACTCGCCGAAGGAGTTATGCAAAATCCGCAACTCATAGACCAGCTCGAAAAACTTCTTAAAAGATTCGAGCTTCCATCAACACTTAAGGAATTGAAACATATCGTCCCGGAACACCTTCATGATAGCCTCTACAACCCTGAAAATATTATCTATACTTTAGGATACGATAAAAAGAATTTCTCCAAACATGAACTAAAAATGATCATGATAGAACATCTAGGTCGTGCTGCTCCTTTTAATGGTACTTATTGTTCATCTCCAAATATGGAAATTCTTTACGATATTCTATGGAGCGAGTGTCATGCTATGTGCCACGGTTAG